Proteins co-encoded in one Methanomicrobia archaeon genomic window:
- a CDS encoding argininosuccinate synthase yields the protein MTNRRREMMGLLVCICVALLCVVPSAQAATTQVHVVKYAADNATILNETTVNYTCMEANLPVHGDGVTHYYFQGPTFSESDPWNPDEDVNVESRDYGAVKGTNVKDLCDLVGGMSPGDEVRITATDGFNKWFGYTNVYEPQPRQGPIVLCWYNGEESITGEPQGTGYPDIDYYNGMRLIFFADTSTNPWGYHCFGDWDMHECLDEKYWHYFDGIWPSSSGLSITWVDTIAIYSTIEPPKPTPTPLPSPSPSPSPPANLPNESSRTPASAPDDTGTKIPYWSVIVIVLVLILIGGLIAVRDEWKRR from the coding sequence ATGACGAACCGAAGAAGAGAGATGATGGGGCTGCTAGTTTGCATTTGCGTCGCGCTGCTCTGCGTCGTGCCTTCCGCACAGGCTGCGACCACGCAGGTGCATGTGGTGAAGTACGCCGCGGATAACGCGACGATCCTCAATGAGACGACCGTGAACTACACATGTATGGAGGCAAATCTGCCGGTTCACGGAGATGGTGTAACCCATTACTACTTCCAGGGACCAACCTTTAGTGAGAGCGATCCGTGGAATCCTGATGAAGACGTGAACGTAGAGAGCAGGGATTACGGCGCCGTGAAGGGCACGAATGTCAAGGATTTATGCGATCTGGTAGGAGGGATGTCTCCCGGCGATGAGGTGAGGATCACGGCAACTGACGGCTTCAACAAGTGGTTCGGATACACGAACGTCTACGAGCCGCAGCCCAGACAGGGACCCATTGTGCTCTGCTGGTATAATGGCGAGGAATCTATTACCGGTGAGCCTCAGGGAACCGGATATCCCGACATAGACTATTATAATGGCATGCGTCTCATCTTCTTCGCCGATACCAGCACCAATCCCTGGGGCTACCATTGCTTTGGTGACTGGGATATGCACGAGTGCCTGGATGAAAAATACTGGCATTATTTCGATGGGATATGGCCATCCTCAAGCGGACTATCCATAACGTGGGTGGATACGATAGCGATCTACAGCACGATAGAACCACCCAAACCCACACCAACTCCGCTGCCATCGCCGTCGCCCTCACCCTCGCCTCCTGCCAATCTGCCAAATGAGTCTTCTCGTACTCCCGCATCTGCACCGGACGATACCGGTACAAAAATCCCTTATTGGAGCGTGATAGTGATCGTACTCGTTTTAATTCTCATTGGAGGTCTTATAGCGGTGAGGGACGAATGGAAAAGAAGATGA